Genomic segment of Mucilaginibacter sabulilitoris:
TAAGGTTTATCCCTCTGTACCGACTAACCAACTTTAATAAACATATTTTAAAGTTATAAACACAAGCATGATTGGGAAAAAATATCAGGATTGGGCGCAACTGTTGCTGCGCCTTGTTATAGGTTATGGTTTTATGGCTCACGGATGGGCAAAATTAAGCCGTGGGCCGGCCGGGTTTGAAAAACTGCTTGTTCTTATCGGAGTTCCTTTTCCGCATATCTCTTCATGGATTGTGCCTTTAATTGAATTGCTGGGTGGTTTAGCTCTCCTATTAGGCCTGTTTGTAAACATAACGGCCATCCCCCTTATTTTAACAATGCTTGTAGCTATGTTTACCATCCAGATTAATTATGGTTTCAGCTCGGTTAAAACTATAGGGTTAACGCCACAAGGACCATTATTTGGCCCTCCCGGGTACGAGATAAACCTGGTTTACATTGCTGGCTTAATCTCCCTGATTTTTTCGGGTGCAGGCATTTTTTCAGTTGACACGTTCATAAGCAAGAGAAGATCGGCCCAAGCCCCTGCTGCACGCCGGGAATAGCCTAAAAATAAAAAGCGAAATGCTTGTAAGGTTTAAATA
This window contains:
- a CDS encoding DoxX family protein encodes the protein MIGKKYQDWAQLLLRLVIGYGFMAHGWAKLSRGPAGFEKLLVLIGVPFPHISSWIVPLIELLGGLALLLGLFVNITAIPLILTMLVAMFTIQINYGFSSVKTIGLTPQGPLFGPPGYEINLVYIAGLISLIFSGAGIFSVDTFISKRRSAQAPAARRE